The following coding sequences lie in one Catharus ustulatus isolate bCatUst1 chromosome 5, bCatUst1.pri.v2, whole genome shotgun sequence genomic window:
- the STBD1 gene encoding starch-binding domain-containing protein 1: MARDRGPPVLRPPGAAALPAEPRGWGWLGAGLWPALLVGLLAAVVAWLWYGSSDGRAEAGGEEAAAGTEGPRRASAAAAEDAAAGGEPAAAAPSGPREAGEDLAAVSREEFNHVPSAAVPGEPVELEQLIPKHGVTEPGQHPADVAGSQAGELGAQVGQASDGWCVMNLAGASDDECKDRSEEQPAERRDLDHEEWEVVSEHLVQGEDGKDGSMEDSDSKEWEQGDCSDGDSKAKRVAAVPPMFQNIHVAFRVHYITHSEGQLIGVTGDHECLGQWHSYIPLKCDKDGFWSQSISLPADTRVEWKFILVENGKVRRWEECSNRTLVTEHEDQIVHQWWGYH; this comes from the exons ATGGCCCGTGACCGCGGGCCGCCCGTGCTGCggccgcccggcgccgccgcgctgcccgccgagccccgcggctggggctggctgggcgCGGGGCTGTGGCCGGCGCTGCTCGTGGGGCTGCTGGCCGCCGTGGTGGCCTGGCTCTGGTACGGCAGCAGCGACGGCAGAGCCGAGGCGGGCGGcgaggaggcggcggccggcACAGAGGGGCCCCGGCGGGCGAGCGCGGCGGCCGCAG AGGATgctgcggcgggcggggagccgGCGGCTGCTGCCCCGTCCGGCCCTCgggaggcaggagaggatcTGGCGGCTGTTTCACGGGAAGAGTTTAACCACGTCCCGAGCGCTGCGGTGCCGGGCGAGCctgtggagctggagcagctgatcCCGAAGCACGGTGTCACGGAGCCGGGGCAGCATCCGGCTGATGTGGCCGGCAGCCAGGCTGGCGAACTGGGAGCCCAGGTGGGACAGGCAAGTGACGGATGGTGCGTGATGAACTTGGCAGGAGCTTCTGACGATGAGTGTAAGGACAGGAgtgaggagcagccagcagagaggagggacTTGGACCACGAAGAGTGGGAAGTTGTTTCTGAGCACCTGGTCCAAGGGGAGGATGGCAAGGATGGCAGCATGGAAGACTCGGACAGCAAGGAGTGGGAACAAGGAGACTGCAGTGATGGGGACTCGAAAGCCAAGAGAGTTGCAGCCGTGCCCCCCATGTTCCAGAACATCCACGTGGCTTTCCGTGTGCACTACATCACCCACTCCGAGGGGCAGCTCATCGGGGTCACGGGGGACCACGAGTGCCTGGGCCAGTGGCACAGCTACATCCCCCTCAAGTGTGACAAGGATGGCTTCTGGTCCCAGTCCATCAGCCTGCCCGCAGACACCCGGGTAGAGTGGAAATTTATCTTGGTGGAGAACGGGAAGGTCAGGCGCTGGGAAGAATGCAGTAACAGGACCCTAGTGACTGAACACGAAGATCAAATTGTTCATCAGTGGTGGGGATACCATTAA